A region from the Mya arenaria isolate MELC-2E11 chromosome 2, ASM2691426v1 genome encodes:
- the LOC128212460 gene encoding RNA-binding protein squid-like isoform X3: MAEEQQTESMGEMQQSDGGSANGGNPQESDDDRYYLKLFVGGLSWETTENDLKEYFEKYGKVASCNLKKDLETMRSRGFGFVVFESAEAVEKVLSQEEKHVLQNKTIDPKRANPKGRFQDPPIKKIYVAKVDPAVSEEEIKEYFGQWGEVEKVEAPFDKEKEQRRNFVFVEFKNEESVDKVLNHSTENPEFKHSLGSDEIEIKKATPGQRGRGRGGFFRGGDRGRGGRGGWGGYGGWNDYNGGYGGGGYGGYGNSYGNYGGYGGGYGGYGGYDGYSGWGGYDQYSGYGGYGGYGGYGSGYDYSGWGGYGDQTGGQAAGYGKAPKPVRGASSGYRPY, encoded by the exons ATGGCAGAAGAACAGCAAACAGAGAGCATGGGGGAAATGCAGCAATCAGACGGTGGCTCAGCGAACGGAGGGAACCCACAAGAATCTGATGATGACAGGTACTATTT GAAACTTTTTGTTGGAGGATTAAGCTGGGAAACAACAGAAA atgaCCTGAAGGAatactttgaaaaatatggCAAAGTTGCTAGCTGTAACTTGAAGAAAGACTTGGAAACCATGAGGTCAAGGGGATTTGGTTTTGTGGTCTTTGAAAGTGCAGAAGCTGTCGAGAag GTTTTATCACAAGAAGAAAAACATGTACTACAGAATAAAACAATTGATCCCAAGCGGGCAAATCCAAAAGGCAGGTTCCAGGACCCACCAATCAAAAAGATCTACGTCGCCAAAGTGGACCCGGCTGTTTCAGAAGAAGAAATCAAAGAATACTTTGGACAGTGGGGAGAG gtGGAGAAAGTTGAAGCCCCCTTTGACAAGGAAAAGGAACAGAGACGTAACTTTGTCTTTGTGGAGTTTAAGAATGAAGAATCTGTAGACAAAGTTTTAAATCACTCGACTGAAAATCCAGAGTTCAAACACTCACTTGGCAGTGACGAG ATTGAAATTAAGAAGGCAACTCCCGGACAGCGTGGACGAGGAAGGGGAGGTTTCTTCAGGGGTGGAGATAGGGGGCGTGGTGGCCGAGGAG GCTGGGGTGGATATGGAGGATGGAATGACTACAACGGTGGATATGGCGGTGGTGGTTATGGCGGATACGGCAACAGCTACGGAAATTATGGAGGATATGGTGGCGGATACGGTGGCTATGGAGGTTATGATGGATACAGTGGCTGGGGAGGTTATGATCAGTACAGTGGATATGGTGGTTATGGCGGATACGGAGGATACGGAAGTG GCTATGACTACAGTGGCTGGGGAGGCTATGGCGACCAAACTGGAG GTCAGGCAGCAGGTTACGGGAAAGCCCCCAAGCCAGTGCGTGGGGCCAGCAGTGGCTACAGGCCGTACTAG
- the LOC128212460 gene encoding RNA-binding protein squid-like isoform X1, translating into MAEEQQTESMGEMQQSDGGSANGGNPQESDDDRYYLKLFVGGLSWETTENDLKEYFEKYGKVASCNLKKDLETMRSRGFGFVVFESAEAVEKVLSQEEKHVLQNKTIDPKRANPKGRFQDPPIKKIYVAKVDPAVSEEEIKEYFGQWGEVEKVEAPFDKEKEQRRNFVFVEFKNEESVDKVLNHSTENPEFKHSLGSDEIEIKKATPGQRGRGRGGFFRGGDRGRGGRGGWGGYGGWNDYNGGYGGGGYGGYGNSYGNYGGYGGGYGGYGGYDGYSGWGGYDQYSGYGGYGGYGGYGSGYDYSGWGGYGDQTGADGSTGQAAGYGKAPKPVRGASSGYRPY; encoded by the exons ATGGCAGAAGAACAGCAAACAGAGAGCATGGGGGAAATGCAGCAATCAGACGGTGGCTCAGCGAACGGAGGGAACCCACAAGAATCTGATGATGACAGGTACTATTT GAAACTTTTTGTTGGAGGATTAAGCTGGGAAACAACAGAAA atgaCCTGAAGGAatactttgaaaaatatggCAAAGTTGCTAGCTGTAACTTGAAGAAAGACTTGGAAACCATGAGGTCAAGGGGATTTGGTTTTGTGGTCTTTGAAAGTGCAGAAGCTGTCGAGAag GTTTTATCACAAGAAGAAAAACATGTACTACAGAATAAAACAATTGATCCCAAGCGGGCAAATCCAAAAGGCAGGTTCCAGGACCCACCAATCAAAAAGATCTACGTCGCCAAAGTGGACCCGGCTGTTTCAGAAGAAGAAATCAAAGAATACTTTGGACAGTGGGGAGAG gtGGAGAAAGTTGAAGCCCCCTTTGACAAGGAAAAGGAACAGAGACGTAACTTTGTCTTTGTGGAGTTTAAGAATGAAGAATCTGTAGACAAAGTTTTAAATCACTCGACTGAAAATCCAGAGTTCAAACACTCACTTGGCAGTGACGAG ATTGAAATTAAGAAGGCAACTCCCGGACAGCGTGGACGAGGAAGGGGAGGTTTCTTCAGGGGTGGAGATAGGGGGCGTGGTGGCCGAGGAG GCTGGGGTGGATATGGAGGATGGAATGACTACAACGGTGGATATGGCGGTGGTGGTTATGGCGGATACGGCAACAGCTACGGAAATTATGGAGGATATGGTGGCGGATACGGTGGCTATGGAGGTTATGATGGATACAGTGGCTGGGGAGGTTATGATCAGTACAGTGGATATGGTGGTTATGGCGGATACGGAGGATACGGAAGTG GCTATGACTACAGTGGCTGGGGAGGCTATGGCGACCAAACTGGAG CTGATGGATCTACAGGTCAGGCAGCAGGTTACGGGAAAGCCCCCAAGCCAGTGCGTGGGGCCAGCAGTGGCTACAGGCCGTACTAG
- the LOC128212460 gene encoding RNA-binding protein squid-like isoform X4 has translation MAEEQQTESMGEMQQSDGGSANGGNPQESDDDRYYLKLFVGGLSWETTENDLKEYFEKYGKVASCNLKKDLETMRSRGFGFVVFESAEAVEKVLSQEEKHVLQNKTIDPKRANPKGRFQDPPIKKIYVAKVDPAVSEEEIKEYFGQWGEVEKVEAPFDKEKEQRRNFVFVEFKNEESVDKVLNHSTENPEFKHSLGSDEIEIKKATPGQRGRGRGGFFRGGDRGRGGRGGWGGYGGWNDYNGGYGGGGYGGYGNSYGNYGGYGGGYGGYGGYDGYSGWGGYDQYSGYGGYGGYGGYGSADGSTGQAAGYGKAPKPVRGASSGYRPY, from the exons ATGGCAGAAGAACAGCAAACAGAGAGCATGGGGGAAATGCAGCAATCAGACGGTGGCTCAGCGAACGGAGGGAACCCACAAGAATCTGATGATGACAGGTACTATTT GAAACTTTTTGTTGGAGGATTAAGCTGGGAAACAACAGAAA atgaCCTGAAGGAatactttgaaaaatatggCAAAGTTGCTAGCTGTAACTTGAAGAAAGACTTGGAAACCATGAGGTCAAGGGGATTTGGTTTTGTGGTCTTTGAAAGTGCAGAAGCTGTCGAGAag GTTTTATCACAAGAAGAAAAACATGTACTACAGAATAAAACAATTGATCCCAAGCGGGCAAATCCAAAAGGCAGGTTCCAGGACCCACCAATCAAAAAGATCTACGTCGCCAAAGTGGACCCGGCTGTTTCAGAAGAAGAAATCAAAGAATACTTTGGACAGTGGGGAGAG gtGGAGAAAGTTGAAGCCCCCTTTGACAAGGAAAAGGAACAGAGACGTAACTTTGTCTTTGTGGAGTTTAAGAATGAAGAATCTGTAGACAAAGTTTTAAATCACTCGACTGAAAATCCAGAGTTCAAACACTCACTTGGCAGTGACGAG ATTGAAATTAAGAAGGCAACTCCCGGACAGCGTGGACGAGGAAGGGGAGGTTTCTTCAGGGGTGGAGATAGGGGGCGTGGTGGCCGAGGAG GCTGGGGTGGATATGGAGGATGGAATGACTACAACGGTGGATATGGCGGTGGTGGTTATGGCGGATACGGCAACAGCTACGGAAATTATGGAGGATATGGTGGCGGATACGGTGGCTATGGAGGTTATGATGGATACAGTGGCTGGGGAGGTTATGATCAGTACAGTGGATATGGTGGTTATGGCGGATACGGAGGATACGGAAGTG CTGATGGATCTACAGGTCAGGCAGCAGGTTACGGGAAAGCCCCCAAGCCAGTGCGTGGGGCCAGCAGTGGCTACAGGCCGTACTAG
- the LOC128212460 gene encoding RNA-binding protein squid-like isoform X2 has translation MAEEQQTESMGEMQQSDGGSANGGNPQESDDDRKLFVGGLSWETTENDLKEYFEKYGKVASCNLKKDLETMRSRGFGFVVFESAEAVEKVLSQEEKHVLQNKTIDPKRANPKGRFQDPPIKKIYVAKVDPAVSEEEIKEYFGQWGEVEKVEAPFDKEKEQRRNFVFVEFKNEESVDKVLNHSTENPEFKHSLGSDEIEIKKATPGQRGRGRGGFFRGGDRGRGGRGGWGGYGGWNDYNGGYGGGGYGGYGNSYGNYGGYGGGYGGYGGYDGYSGWGGYDQYSGYGGYGGYGGYGSGYDYSGWGGYGDQTGADGSTGQAAGYGKAPKPVRGASSGYRPY, from the exons ATGGCAGAAGAACAGCAAACAGAGAGCATGGGGGAAATGCAGCAATCAGACGGTGGCTCAGCGAACGGAGGGAACCCACAAGAATCTGATGATGACAG GAAACTTTTTGTTGGAGGATTAAGCTGGGAAACAACAGAAA atgaCCTGAAGGAatactttgaaaaatatggCAAAGTTGCTAGCTGTAACTTGAAGAAAGACTTGGAAACCATGAGGTCAAGGGGATTTGGTTTTGTGGTCTTTGAAAGTGCAGAAGCTGTCGAGAag GTTTTATCACAAGAAGAAAAACATGTACTACAGAATAAAACAATTGATCCCAAGCGGGCAAATCCAAAAGGCAGGTTCCAGGACCCACCAATCAAAAAGATCTACGTCGCCAAAGTGGACCCGGCTGTTTCAGAAGAAGAAATCAAAGAATACTTTGGACAGTGGGGAGAG gtGGAGAAAGTTGAAGCCCCCTTTGACAAGGAAAAGGAACAGAGACGTAACTTTGTCTTTGTGGAGTTTAAGAATGAAGAATCTGTAGACAAAGTTTTAAATCACTCGACTGAAAATCCAGAGTTCAAACACTCACTTGGCAGTGACGAG ATTGAAATTAAGAAGGCAACTCCCGGACAGCGTGGACGAGGAAGGGGAGGTTTCTTCAGGGGTGGAGATAGGGGGCGTGGTGGCCGAGGAG GCTGGGGTGGATATGGAGGATGGAATGACTACAACGGTGGATATGGCGGTGGTGGTTATGGCGGATACGGCAACAGCTACGGAAATTATGGAGGATATGGTGGCGGATACGGTGGCTATGGAGGTTATGATGGATACAGTGGCTGGGGAGGTTATGATCAGTACAGTGGATATGGTGGTTATGGCGGATACGGAGGATACGGAAGTG GCTATGACTACAGTGGCTGGGGAGGCTATGGCGACCAAACTGGAG CTGATGGATCTACAGGTCAGGCAGCAGGTTACGGGAAAGCCCCCAAGCCAGTGCGTGGGGCCAGCAGTGGCTACAGGCCGTACTAG
- the LOC128205126 gene encoding octapeptide-repeat protein T2-like, with protein sequence MQPERRKKRGKEKGKKERRERGVRKRGKVKEGEREGEEREEIKRRGKREGEEREEGRKMGRKMGKEKGKKDRREGEERKRGKEKGKKERRERGQKRRGRKRGEKEDGRKSGKEKGKKERREKGERKRGKVKEWGKEKGKKGRR encoded by the coding sequence ATGCAACCCGAGCGTAGAAAGAAGAGGGGGAAAGAGAAGGGGAAGAAAGAGAGGAGAGAAAGGGGGGTAAGAAAAAGGGGAAAAGTGAAAGAGGGGGAAAGAGAAGGGGAAGAAAGAGAGGAGATAAAGAGGAGGGGAAAAAGAGAAGGGGAAGAAAGAGAGGAGGGAAGAAAGATGGGAAGAAAGATGGGAAAAGAGAAGGGGAAGAAAGATAGGAGAGAAGGAGAGGAAAGAAAGAGGGGGAAAGAGAAGGGGAAGAAAGAGAGGAGAGAAAGAGGGCAAAAGAGAAGGGGAAGAAAGAGAGGAGAGAAAGAGGATGGAAGAAAGAGTGGAAAAGAGAAGGGGAAGAAAGAGAGGAGAGAAAAAGGGGAAAGAAAGAGGGGAAAAGTGAAAGAGTGGGGAAAAGAGAAGGGGAAGAAAGGGAGGAGATAA